One genomic window of Cupriavidus sp. P-10 includes the following:
- the gpmA gene encoding 2,3-diphosphoglycerate-dependent phosphoglycerate mutase, which translates to MSTIVLLRHGESIWNQENRFTGWADVGLTEQGLAEARAAGQQLRSEGFEFDVAFTSMLKRANKTLWTVLEEMNRMWIPVHHSWRLNERHYGALQGLNKAETAAKHGEAQVKVWRRAYDIAPPPLPDDDPRIGADDPRYAGIEPGALPKTECLKDTVARFLPYWHLTIAPAVRSGKRVIIVAHGNSLRALVKYLDDISDEDIVEVNIPTGQPLVYELDDELKGRSRRYLGDAAEIEAAMQRVARQGSAER; encoded by the coding sequence ATGTCCACCATTGTCCTGCTACGCCACGGCGAGTCCATCTGGAACCAGGAGAACCGATTCACGGGTTGGGCCGACGTGGGCTTGACCGAGCAAGGGCTGGCCGAGGCGCGGGCGGCCGGCCAGCAGCTGCGCAGCGAAGGCTTCGAGTTCGATGTCGCCTTCACGTCCATGCTCAAACGTGCCAACAAGACGTTGTGGACGGTGCTGGAAGAGATGAACAGGATGTGGATCCCGGTGCACCACTCGTGGCGGCTGAACGAGCGCCACTACGGGGCGCTGCAAGGCCTGAACAAGGCGGAAACCGCTGCGAAGCACGGCGAGGCCCAGGTCAAGGTCTGGCGCCGCGCCTACGACATCGCTCCGCCGCCGCTGCCCGATGACGACCCGCGCATCGGCGCCGACGATCCACGCTATGCCGGCATCGAGCCCGGCGCGCTGCCGAAGACCGAATGCCTCAAGGACACGGTGGCGCGCTTCCTGCCCTACTGGCATTTGACCATCGCGCCAGCGGTGCGGTCGGGCAAGCGGGTGATCATTGTCGCCCACGGCAACAGTCTTCGCGCCCTGGTGAAGTACCTCGACGACATCTCCGACGAGGACATCGTCGAGGTGAACATTCCGACCGGGCAGCCATTGGTTTACGAGTTGGACGACGAGCTCAAGGGCCGCAGTCGCCGGTATCTGGGTGACGCCGCCGAGATCGAAGCAGCCATGCAGAGAGTGGCCAGGCAAGGCTCCGCGGAGCGGTAG
- a CDS encoding YncE family protein, whose product MQSLPSITQSTRPARRRFLQQCATGAAGIGLAGLGTLAGPAAANPTVTRPREMLLLIEKSAHTFSIYDAETGEVVRRIPMPAGALYPHEFVVDSSRRYAYIGHYGVQNSGIEGVGGNRIFVIDLKQMVHVRTLRTDAFYRIHGLAMDDQDRLYALSETQGAVLIFDDPSRSETPNRAVPTGGYKSHLVALTRDGKQAFSMNLLSNTVTYFKPHDPAFVPVVIKPGRKPEGNCLSRDERTLYVTNRNDNTVVAIDIATQKITGSAATGKDPTRVYLAPDGRLFVSNYGENSISLFDAVLKPVGHIALPAQPIAVSFHPLRPMAYVSLTDDTLGMLDLATLRFTRFVKTLAEPDVSMVIVA is encoded by the coding sequence ATGCAATCCCTACCATCCATCACGCAGTCCACCCGTCCGGCACGCCGCCGTTTCCTGCAGCAGTGCGCCACGGGCGCGGCTGGCATTGGCCTGGCGGGACTGGGCACGCTGGCAGGACCCGCAGCGGCCAACCCGACGGTGACCCGCCCGCGCGAGATGCTGCTTCTGATCGAGAAGTCCGCCCATACTTTCAGCATCTACGACGCGGAGACGGGCGAGGTGGTCAGGCGCATACCGATGCCGGCGGGTGCCCTGTATCCGCACGAGTTCGTGGTGGACTCCAGCCGGCGCTATGCATACATCGGCCACTATGGCGTGCAGAATTCCGGCATCGAGGGCGTGGGCGGCAACCGCATCTTCGTGATCGACCTAAAGCAGATGGTCCACGTGCGCACTCTGCGCACTGATGCCTTCTATCGCATCCATGGCCTGGCCATGGATGACCAGGATCGTCTCTATGCTTTGTCGGAGACGCAGGGGGCAGTGCTGATCTTCGACGACCCGAGCCGCAGCGAGACGCCCAACCGGGCGGTGCCGACAGGGGGCTACAAGAGCCACCTGGTCGCGCTGACGCGCGACGGGAAGCAGGCGTTCTCGATGAACCTCCTGTCCAACACGGTGACCTACTTCAAGCCGCACGACCCGGCATTCGTGCCCGTCGTCATCAAGCCGGGCCGCAAGCCGGAGGGCAACTGCCTGTCGCGGGACGAACGTACGCTGTACGTCACCAACCGCAATGACAACACCGTGGTCGCCATCGACATTGCCACGCAAAAAATCACTGGCAGTGCCGCGACGGGCAAGGATCCGACGCGCGTGTACCTGGCACCCGACGGCAGGCTCTTTGTCTCGAACTACGGTGAGAACTCGATCTCGTTGTTCGATGCGGTGCTCAAGCCGGTCGGCCACATTGCCCTGCCCGCGCAACCGATCGCGGTCAGCTTCCATCCGCTTCGTCCGATGGCCTATGTCTCGCTCACCGACGACACGCTGGGAATGCTCGATCTTGCGACGCTGCGCTTTACGCGGTTCGTGAAGACGCTGGCAGAGCCGGACGTATCGATGGTGATCGTAGCCTGA
- a CDS encoding c-type cytochrome produces MPDAATIPAGEAGNEIRRGKALLEQTARSIGPNAPDPGKRFAGNNLNCVQCHAAGPSGLPGTKPYALPLVNVAHEYPKLDVKSMKVITLQDRIAGMVGKGPVGGIPPDSAEMRAIVAYLKWLGSGGKPDTRMAKTGLYEAALPSRPANTKRGEQVYRAQCIACHQPDGTGVKQADFARGGGYSFPPIAGNDSYDDGGHMAMVPLMTRFLLLNMPYGASEQSRKLSLDDAYDVAAYVVNELPRKHNPGRVQSYPNENFRPGGFVIPEQFPGSPAAYQRARLGPFADPPALAVSAGTR; encoded by the coding sequence GTGCCCGACGCGGCCACCATTCCGGCAGGTGAGGCCGGCAACGAGATCCGCCGCGGTAAGGCGCTCCTCGAGCAGACCGCGAGGTCAATCGGCCCCAATGCGCCGGATCCGGGCAAGCGGTTCGCCGGCAACAACCTCAACTGCGTACAGTGCCATGCCGCGGGTCCGTCCGGCCTGCCGGGCACCAAGCCGTACGCGCTGCCACTCGTCAACGTGGCTCATGAGTATCCGAAACTTGACGTCAAGTCGATGAAGGTGATCACGCTGCAGGATCGCATCGCCGGCATGGTGGGCAAGGGGCCGGTTGGCGGCATCCCCCCCGACAGCGCCGAGATGCGGGCAATCGTCGCGTACCTGAAATGGCTGGGCAGTGGCGGTAAGCCCGATACCCGCATGGCCAAGACGGGCTTGTACGAGGCGGCGCTGCCTTCCCGGCCAGCCAACACGAAGCGCGGCGAGCAGGTGTACCGCGCACAGTGCATCGCCTGTCATCAGCCCGATGGCACGGGCGTGAAGCAAGCCGATTTTGCGCGCGGTGGCGGTTACAGCTTTCCGCCCATCGCCGGCAACGACAGCTACGACGATGGCGGCCACATGGCCATGGTGCCGCTGATGACACGCTTCCTGCTGCTCAACATGCCTTATGGCGCCTCGGAGCAGAGTCGGAAACTAAGCCTGGACGATGCCTACGATGTGGCCGCGTATGTTGTGAACGAACTGCCGCGCAAGCACAACCCGGGGCGCGTCCAGTCGTATCCGAACGAGAACTTCAGGCCTGGCGGTTTCGTCATTCCTGAACAGTTTCCGGGGAGCCCGGCAGCGTACCAGCGTGCGCGCCTCGGGCCATTCGCCGACCCGCCAGCACTTGCGGTTTCCGCAGGCACGCGCTGA
- a CDS encoding porin, which yields MKIRTIATALLTAIPGLAGAQNVTLYGVVDTGVAFVNGVGSARNTETFMPNLTATVPSRWGLRGSEDLGGGNKALFWLESGFSPDSGAANQGGRLFGRQALVGLSGAWGQVAFGRQYTMLFWAMAEPDMLGPNIFGSGSLDSYIPNTRVDNAISYKGTFGGVTVGATYSFGRDVVNAGPSPAGTNCAGENAADSRACREWSALIKYDAQRWSVGVAYDSLRGGPGAFGGLTNSSLTDDRLSVNGYFMLGDAKIGGGWLRRDNRASTTPRSDMYYAGVSYPITAAFSVDAEAYHLRFHDSPNKAWMFAGRGTYAFSKRTSVYGTAGFIDNRGNLALSVNGGQAGTNPGPGGNQFGAMVGVKHIF from the coding sequence ATGAAAATTCGCACAATTGCGACAGCGCTCTTGACTGCAATCCCAGGCTTGGCCGGTGCGCAGAACGTGACACTATATGGCGTGGTCGACACAGGCGTCGCATTTGTCAATGGCGTAGGCTCGGCACGGAATACCGAGACGTTCATGCCGAACTTGACCGCTACCGTACCGTCGCGCTGGGGGCTACGTGGTAGCGAGGACCTGGGCGGGGGAAACAAGGCACTCTTCTGGCTGGAGTCTGGCTTTTCGCCAGATAGCGGCGCGGCAAATCAAGGCGGGCGGTTGTTCGGTCGCCAAGCGCTTGTAGGCCTATCCGGCGCGTGGGGCCAGGTGGCATTTGGACGTCAGTACACGATGCTGTTCTGGGCAATGGCGGAGCCTGACATGCTTGGGCCCAACATCTTCGGATCAGGTTCTCTCGACAGCTATATTCCGAACACGCGAGTAGACAATGCCATTTCCTACAAGGGTACTTTTGGCGGAGTGACAGTTGGGGCCACTTACAGCTTTGGGCGTGATGTGGTTAACGCCGGCCCAAGCCCAGCCGGTACGAATTGCGCCGGCGAAAACGCGGCGGATAGTCGTGCATGCCGGGAGTGGTCAGCGCTGATCAAGTATGACGCTCAGCGTTGGAGTGTAGGAGTGGCCTACGATTCTCTGCGAGGCGGTCCCGGTGCGTTCGGTGGCCTCACGAACAGTTCACTGACCGACGACCGGCTATCGGTGAACGGCTACTTCATGCTTGGCGATGCCAAGATTGGTGGAGGATGGCTTCGTCGCGATAATCGCGCAAGCACAACCCCACGCAGCGACATGTACTACGCAGGCGTTTCGTATCCGATCACAGCAGCATTCAGTGTGGACGCCGAGGCCTACCATCTCCGCTTCCACGATAGCCCCAATAAAGCATGGATGTTCGCCGGGCGCGGAACCTATGCCTTTTCGAAGCGTACTTCTGTTTACGGGACGGCAGGCTTTATTGACAACCGTGGAAACTTGGCATTGTCCGTCAACGGCGGCCAGGCTGGCACCAATCCGGGACCCGGCGGAAATCAATTCGGCGCAATGGTCGGTGTGAAGCACATTTTCTGA
- the pyk gene encoding pyruvate kinase translates to MHRKRSAKIVATLGPSSSDLTTVRALFEAGADVFRLNFSHGTHAQHQERLEIIRHVERETGRPIAVLLDLQGPKLRIGALANGPATLQTGAAFRLDLDPAPGDATRAPLPHPEIFAALKTGTELLIDDGKVRLKVERCGPDFADTQVITGGTVSDRKGVNVPSVLLPISAMTPKDRADLEFGLTLGVDWIALSFVQRPEDLHEAKAIVQGRAAVLAKLEKPAAIESLDAIIEAADAIMVARGDLGVELPAEQVPRIQKRIVRACRATGKPVIVATQMLESMITSPVPTRAEASDVANAVYDGADAVMLSAESASGKHPREAVVMMDRIIAEVESDPDYRNAIDASHTAPQAAVADAICLALRQSASLLPVTAMVTYTRSGYTSLRAARERPVVPVLSMTPDLATARRLALVWGVHSVHADDSILDVPDMVNQACAMARREAFAEAGDTIAIASGMPFGVAGTTNFLHIAKA, encoded by the coding sequence ATGCATCGCAAACGCAGTGCCAAGATTGTCGCCACGCTGGGACCATCGAGTTCTGACCTGACCACGGTGCGCGCCTTGTTCGAGGCCGGAGCCGATGTGTTCCGGCTCAACTTCAGCCACGGCACGCACGCCCAACACCAGGAACGGCTCGAGATCATTCGGCACGTCGAGCGGGAGACTGGGCGGCCCATCGCCGTGCTGCTCGACCTTCAGGGCCCGAAGCTGCGCATCGGCGCGCTCGCCAACGGCCCGGCTACGTTGCAAACCGGCGCGGCATTTCGCCTCGACCTCGACCCGGCCCCGGGCGACGCCACGCGCGCCCCTCTACCGCACCCGGAGATCTTTGCGGCGCTCAAGACCGGCACCGAGTTGCTGATCGACGATGGCAAAGTGCGCCTCAAGGTGGAGAGGTGCGGGCCAGACTTCGCCGACACGCAGGTTATCACCGGCGGCACGGTCTCGGATCGCAAGGGCGTGAACGTGCCCTCGGTGCTACTGCCCATCTCGGCGATGACGCCAAAGGACCGCGCCGACCTCGAGTTTGGGCTGACGCTGGGCGTCGATTGGATTGCACTATCGTTCGTGCAGAGGCCCGAGGACCTGCATGAGGCAAAAGCCATCGTCCAGGGGCGCGCCGCGGTGCTGGCCAAGTTGGAGAAGCCAGCTGCGATCGAGTCGCTGGACGCAATCATCGAGGCGGCAGACGCAATCATGGTTGCACGGGGCGACCTGGGCGTCGAACTGCCAGCCGAACAGGTGCCGAGAATCCAGAAACGCATCGTGCGTGCCTGCCGGGCCACCGGCAAGCCGGTCATCGTTGCCACCCAGATGCTTGAATCGATGATCACGTCGCCGGTGCCGACACGCGCCGAGGCCTCTGATGTGGCTAACGCGGTGTACGACGGCGCCGACGCGGTGATGCTGTCAGCCGAGTCCGCATCCGGCAAGCATCCGCGCGAAGCGGTAGTGATGATGGACCGCATCATCGCCGAGGTGGAGTCGGATCCGGACTACCGCAACGCGATCGATGCATCGCACACTGCGCCACAAGCGGCTGTCGCCGATGCGATCTGCCTCGCGTTGCGGCAGAGCGCGAGCCTGTTGCCGGTCACTGCGATGGTCACATACACGCGATCGGGCTACACCAGCCTGCGCGCGGCGCGGGAGCGCCCGGTGGTGCCGGTGCTGAGTATGACGCCGGACCTCGCCACGGCGCGTCGCTTGGCGCTCGTCTGGGGCGTGCACTCGGTGCACGCCGATGACAGCATCCTGGACGTGCCGGACATGGTGAATCAAGCCTGCGCGATGGCCCGCCGCGAAGCCTTCGCCGAGGCGGGCGATACCATTGCCATCGCCTCCGGCATGCCATTCGGCGTAGCGGGCACGACCAACTTCCTTCACATTGCCAAGGCTTGA
- the ppc gene encoding phosphoenolpyruvate carboxylase, producing the protein MTQQAIRPAIQRRNPPPAEQLDALNGTSVSNPAPDSPASEAVTGKDLPLREDIRFLGRLLGDCLREQEGDAAFEVVETIRQTAVRFRRENDRAAGAELDRLLKRLSRDQTNQVVRAFSYFSHLANIAEDQHHNRRRRVHALAGSPPQAGSLQHALEKIDAAGVTGKQLRKFLDEALIVPVLTAHPTEVQRKSILDAEREIARLLAERDLPTTAREREHNTAQLHAKVTTLWQTRMLRDARLTVADEIDNALSYYRTCFLRGIPQLMTELEEDIAAVFPTTRKRKGTPGTQPAPLAPFLQMGSWIGGDRDGNPNVTAETLEHASSQQAQMILDWYLDEVHALGAELSMSTLMVDASPELLALAERSPDHSEHRADEPYRRALIGIYARLAATCKTLTGHAAPRRPVAPAEPYDSAETFAADVQVVIDSLRENHGQALAGARIDALARAIGVFGFHLASVDMRQVSDVHEAVIAELFAAAGIAPDYAALPEQRKLELLLAELRQPRLLTLPWHEYSEQTRKELAIFAAARELRKRYGKRIARNYIISHTETLSDLVEVMLLQKESGMLQGTLGSKTDPARMELMVIPLFETIEDLRNAAGIMQSLLDLPGFDSVIAHHGVEQEVMLGYSDSNKDGGFLTSTWELYKAELALVQLFEERKVKLRLFHGRGGTVGRGGGPTYDAILSQPPGTVNGQIRLTEQGEIINSKFANAEIGRRNLETVVAATLEASLLPQQNAPRDLDMFEAVMQQLSDRAFSAYRDLVYETPGFKDYFFATTPITEIADLNLGSRPASRKLMDKKHRRIEDLRAIPWGFSWGQCRLLLPGWYGFGSAVKALLDRAPDDKARKSAVTTLRRMVKTWPFFSTLLSNMDMVLAKTDLAVASRYAQLCDDAALRRTVFNRISKEWHLTSEMLALITGHQDRLADNPLLARSIKNRFAYLDPLNHLQVELLKRYRAGKDGDDIRVRRGIHLTINGVAAGLRNSG; encoded by the coding sequence ATGACGCAGCAAGCAATACGTCCAGCGATCCAGCGAAGAAATCCACCACCAGCCGAGCAGCTGGACGCCCTCAACGGAACCTCCGTTTCGAATCCTGCCCCTGACTCACCCGCGAGCGAAGCCGTCACGGGAAAAGACCTGCCGCTGCGCGAGGACATCCGCTTCCTGGGCCGCCTGCTGGGCGATTGCCTGCGCGAGCAGGAAGGCGACGCCGCCTTCGAGGTGGTCGAGACCATCCGCCAGACCGCGGTGCGCTTCCGCCGCGAGAACGACCGTGCCGCCGGCGCCGAGCTGGACCGCCTGCTCAAGCGCCTGTCGCGCGACCAGACCAACCAGGTGGTGCGCGCGTTCAGCTATTTCTCGCACTTGGCCAATATCGCCGAGGACCAGCACCACAACCGCCGCCGCCGCGTGCACGCGCTGGCCGGCTCGCCGCCGCAGGCCGGCAGCCTGCAGCACGCGCTGGAAAAGATCGACGCCGCCGGCGTCACCGGCAAGCAACTGCGCAAGTTCCTGGACGAGGCGCTGATCGTGCCGGTGCTGACCGCGCACCCGACCGAAGTCCAGCGCAAGAGCATCCTGGACGCCGAGCGCGAGATCGCCCGCCTGCTGGCCGAGCGCGACCTGCCGACGACCGCGCGCGAGCGCGAGCACAACACCGCCCAGTTGCACGCCAAGGTCACCACGCTGTGGCAGACCCGCATGCTGCGCGACGCGCGCCTGACGGTGGCCGACGAGATTGACAACGCGCTGTCCTACTACCGCACCTGCTTCCTGCGCGGCATCCCGCAGCTGATGACGGAGCTGGAAGAAGATATCGCCGCAGTGTTCCCGACCACGCGCAAGCGCAAGGGCACCCCTGGCACGCAGCCGGCACCGCTGGCGCCGTTCCTGCAGATGGGCTCGTGGATCGGTGGCGACCGCGACGGCAACCCCAACGTTACTGCCGAGACCCTGGAGCATGCCTCCAGCCAGCAGGCCCAGATGATCCTGGACTGGTATCTGGATGAAGTCCATGCGCTGGGCGCGGAACTGTCGATGTCGACGCTGATGGTCGACGCCAGCCCTGAGCTGCTGGCGCTGGCCGAGCGCTCGCCCGACCATTCCGAGCACCGTGCCGACGAGCCCTACCGCCGCGCGCTGATCGGCATCTACGCGCGCCTGGCCGCCACCTGCAAGACGCTGACCGGCCACGCCGCGCCGCGCCGCCCGGTGGCGCCGGCCGAGCCTTATGACAGCGCCGAAACCTTCGCCGCCGACGTGCAGGTGGTGATCGACTCGCTGCGCGAAAACCACGGCCAGGCGCTGGCGGGCGCCCGCATCGACGCGCTGGCGCGTGCCATCGGCGTGTTCGGCTTCCACCTGGCGTCGGTCGACATGCGCCAGGTGTCGGACGTGCACGAGGCGGTCATCGCCGAGCTGTTCGCCGCCGCCGGCATCGCTCCGGACTACGCCGCCCTGCCCGAGCAGCGCAAGCTAGAGCTGCTGCTGGCCGAGCTGCGCCAGCCGCGCCTGCTGACGCTGCCGTGGCACGAGTATTCCGAGCAGACCCGCAAGGAACTGGCAATCTTTGCCGCCGCGCGCGAGCTGCGCAAGCGCTACGGCAAGCGCATCGCGCGCAACTACATCATCTCGCACACCGAGACGCTGTCGGACCTGGTCGAGGTCATGCTGCTGCAGAAGGAGTCCGGCATGCTGCAGGGCACGCTGGGCAGCAAGACCGACCCGGCGCGCATGGAACTGATGGTGATCCCGCTGTTCGAGACCATCGAGGACTTGCGCAACGCCGCCGGCATCATGCAGTCGCTGCTGGACCTGCCGGGCTTCGATTCGGTGATCGCGCACCATGGCGTCGAGCAGGAAGTGATGCTTGGCTACTCGGACTCCAACAAGGACGGCGGCTTCCTGACCTCCACCTGGGAACTGTACAAGGCCGAACTGGCGCTGGTGCAGCTGTTCGAGGAGCGCAAGGTCAAGCTGCGCCTGTTCCACGGCCGCGGCGGCACCGTCGGCCGCGGCGGCGGCCCGACCTACGACGCGATCCTGTCGCAGCCGCCGGGCACGGTCAACGGTCAGATCCGCCTGACCGAGCAGGGCGAGATCATCAACAGCAAGTTCGCCAACGCCGAGATCGGCCGGCGCAACCTGGAGACGGTGGTCGCGGCCACGCTGGAAGCGTCGCTGCTGCCGCAGCAGAACGCGCCCAGGGACCTCGACATGTTCGAGGCGGTGATGCAGCAGCTGTCCGACCGCGCCTTCTCGGCCTACCGCGACCTGGTCTACGAGACCCCGGGCTTCAAGGATTACTTCTTCGCCACCACGCCGATCACCGAGATCGCCGACCTGAACCTGGGCTCGCGTCCGGCCTCGCGCAAGCTGATGGACAAGAAGCACCGCCGCATCGAAGACCTGCGCGCGATCCCGTGGGGCTTCTCGTGGGGCCAGTGCCGCCTGCTGCTGCCGGGCTGGTACGGCTTCGGCAGCGCGGTGAAGGCGCTGCTGGACCGCGCCCCGGACGACAAGGCGCGCAAGTCCGCCGTCACCACGCTGCGCCGCATGGTCAAGACGTGGCCGTTCTTCTCCACGCTGCTGTCCAACATGGACATGGTGCTGGCCAAGACCGACCTGGCGGTGGCTTCGCGTTATGCACAACTGTGCGATGACGCGGCGCTGCGCCGCACCGTGTTCAACCGCATCAGCAAGGAATGGCACCTGACCAGCGAGATGCTCGCGCTGATCACCGGGCACCAGGACCGGCTGGCGGACAACCCACTGCTGGCGCGCTCGATCAAGAACCGGTTTGCCTACCTGGATCCGCTGAACCACTTGCAGGTGGAGCTGCTCAAGCGCTACCGGGCGGGCAAGGATGGCGATGATATCCGCGTCCGGCGCGGCATCCACCTAACCATCAACGGGGTGGCGGCAGGGCTGCGCAACAGCGGCTGA
- a CDS encoding NADP-dependent glyceraldehyde-3-phosphate dehydrogenase, with protein sequence MIDNHSLKRHFPAAGTIPDEYRLAAEIHQRTYLVNGQMETWDGPCKDALSPVCTTLADGTVQQVTIGSYPVMGEAQSDAALDAAVAAYDSGRGAWPTMTVADRIACMQKFVKGMVERRQTIVSLIMWEIGKSLADSRKEFDRTVEYIQATIEALKEMDNGHSRFTVVEGTIGQVRRTPLGVVLCMGPYNYPLNETFCTLIPALLMGNTVILKPPQYGTLLFEPLLEVFRDAFPPGVVNTIYAPGELVVPRMLASGKVNVLALIGSSRVADHLKKQHPKSHRLRAVLGLDAKNAAIVLPDADLGLAVKECLLGALSFNGQRCTALKMLIVHRSVVDAFLDRFAAELARLKIGMPWENGVQITPLPGPHRTAYMTEAIEDARSKGARVINDGGGAICSTLFYPAVVYPVSEGMKLYREEQFGPVVPVMAFDEVEEALDYVITSDHGQQVSIFGTDAQQIGALVDPLVNQVCRVNLNCQCQRGPDVFPFAGRKDSAEGTLSVSDALRAFSIRSMVATKQTEPNKELLNTIVRDHQSKFINTGFIL encoded by the coding sequence ATGATTGATAACCATAGCCTCAAACGGCATTTCCCGGCCGCTGGGACGATACCGGATGAATACCGCCTGGCAGCCGAAATCCACCAACGTACTTATCTGGTCAACGGACAGATGGAGACGTGGGACGGCCCCTGCAAAGATGCCCTGTCGCCGGTGTGCACGACGCTGGCCGACGGCACCGTGCAGCAGGTCACGATCGGCAGCTACCCGGTGATGGGCGAGGCGCAGAGCGACGCCGCACTGGACGCCGCGGTGGCAGCCTATGACAGCGGTCGGGGCGCCTGGCCAACGATGACGGTGGCTGACCGCATCGCCTGCATGCAGAAGTTCGTGAAAGGCATGGTCGAGCGCCGGCAGACAATCGTGAGCCTGATCATGTGGGAAATCGGGAAGAGCCTCGCCGACTCCCGTAAAGAATTCGACCGCACCGTTGAGTACATCCAGGCCACCATCGAGGCCCTGAAGGAAATGGATAACGGCCACTCGCGATTCACGGTGGTCGAGGGAACCATTGGCCAGGTCCGCCGCACTCCGCTTGGCGTAGTGCTGTGCATGGGGCCATACAACTATCCGCTCAACGAGACCTTCTGTACGCTGATTCCTGCGCTGCTGATGGGTAACACGGTGATCCTCAAGCCGCCGCAGTATGGCACCCTGCTGTTCGAGCCGCTGCTCGAGGTCTTCCGCGACGCGTTTCCGCCGGGCGTAGTCAACACCATCTATGCACCCGGCGAGCTGGTGGTGCCGCGGATGCTGGCCTCGGGCAAGGTCAACGTACTGGCACTGATCGGCTCGAGCCGCGTGGCCGACCATCTAAAGAAGCAGCACCCCAAATCCCACCGGCTGCGCGCGGTGCTGGGGTTAGATGCGAAGAATGCGGCCATCGTGCTACCGGATGCTGACCTGGGCCTCGCAGTCAAGGAATGTCTGCTCGGCGCGCTTTCCTTCAACGGCCAACGCTGCACCGCCCTCAAGATGCTGATCGTGCACCGATCGGTGGTCGACGCCTTCCTTGACCGCTTCGCGGCCGAACTGGCGCGGCTCAAGATAGGCATGCCATGGGAGAACGGCGTGCAGATCACGCCGCTGCCTGGTCCGCATCGCACCGCATATATGACGGAAGCGATCGAGGACGCAAGGTCCAAGGGCGCGCGCGTCATCAACGACGGCGGCGGCGCCATCTGCAGCACGTTGTTCTATCCGGCCGTGGTCTACCCGGTGAGCGAGGGGATGAAGCTGTACCGCGAGGAGCAGTTCGGCCCGGTGGTCCCGGTGATGGCCTTCGACGAGGTGGAAGAAGCGCTCGACTACGTGATTACCTCAGACCACGGGCAACAGGTGAGCATCTTCGGCACCGACGCCCAGCAGATCGGCGCACTGGTGGATCCGCTGGTCAACCAGGTCTGCCGCGTGAACCTCAATTGCCAGTGCCAACGCGGGCCCGACGTGTTCCCCTTTGCCGGCCGTAAGGATTCGGCCGAAGGCACGCTGTCGGTCAGCGACGCGCTGCGCGCGTTCTCGATCCGGTCGATGGTCGCCACCAAGCAGACCGAGCCTAACAAAGAACTGCTAAATACCATCGTGCGCGATCACCAATCCAAGTTCATCAACACGGGCTTTATCCTGTGA
- a CDS encoding SMP-30/gluconolactonase/LRE family protein yields MMLRHPHCHHLHADGRSRRRFLAFCSGAVLATQAVALESGPLAATRLPEPVVLDERFRDLLRPGQFLERLATGSIWSEGPVWVPRLQSVLWSDIPNNRMLRWSAAGTEVFRQTAQFTNGHTLDLQGRLVSCEHGRRCISRTEADGKVVILADRYRGKRLNSPNDVVVRSDGSIWFTDPSYGILSDREGYKAEQEQSGRYVYRLDPVTGALEIVADDFVQPNGLAFSPDESKLYISDTSASHEPDGNHHVRVLDVAANGRPGKRLAGGGVFAVISPGLPDGLRVDTDGRVLITAEDGVHVHAPDGTALGRITVPEKTGNCTFGSAPGSTVRNRLYIAASSSLYAITLNTTGAGHA; encoded by the coding sequence ATGATGTTGCGTCATCCTCATTGCCACCATTTGCATGCCGACGGGCGGTCTCGGCGGCGTTTCCTGGCGTTCTGCAGCGGCGCCGTATTGGCGACGCAGGCCGTTGCACTGGAGTCCGGCCCGCTGGCGGCCACGCGCCTGCCGGAGCCAGTTGTGCTTGACGAACGGTTCCGCGATTTGCTGCGGCCCGGACAGTTTCTGGAGAGGCTTGCGACCGGTTCGATCTGGAGCGAAGGGCCGGTATGGGTACCCCGTCTGCAGAGCGTGCTGTGGAGCGACATTCCCAACAACCGCATGCTGCGGTGGTCCGCGGCCGGCACGGAGGTGTTTCGCCAAACGGCGCAGTTCACCAACGGCCATACGCTGGACCTGCAAGGCCGGCTGGTGTCGTGCGAACACGGCCGGCGCTGCATCTCGCGCACCGAGGCTGACGGCAAGGTGGTCATCCTAGCCGACCGCTACCGTGGCAAGCGCCTTAACTCGCCGAACGACGTGGTGGTCAGGTCGGACGGCTCCATCTGGTTCACTGACCCAAGCTACGGCATTCTCAGCGACCGCGAGGGCTACAAGGCCGAGCAGGAGCAGTCTGGGCGCTACGTCTATCGCCTGGACCCGGTGACTGGCGCGCTCGAGATCGTCGCCGATGATTTCGTGCAGCCCAACGGGCTGGCATTTTCGCCGGACGAGTCGAAGCTGTATATCTCCGATACGTCGGCATCCCACGAGCCCGATGGCAATCATCACGTGCGCGTGCTGGATGTGGCGGCGAACGGCAGGCCGGGCAAGCGCCTCGCGGGCGGCGGCGTATTTGCCGTTATCTCGCCTGGATTGCCAGATGGCTTGCGCGTGGACACCGACGGCAGGGTCCTTATCACCGCCGAGGACGGTGTGCACGTGCACGCGCCGGACGGCACAGCTCTCGGGCGTATCACAGTGCCGGAGAAGACCGGCAACTGCACGTTTGGCAGTGCACCGGGTAGCACGGTGCGCAACCGGCTGTATATCGCCGCGTCGAGCTCCCTGTATGCCATTACGCTGAATACGACGGGCGCGGGGCACGCATGA